A genomic region of Alicyclobacillus sp. SO9 contains the following coding sequences:
- a CDS encoding MBL fold metallo-hydrolase: MKRIVDGIALLDLSLNFGDRQMVIHPTLLWDNDEAVLVDTGFPGMLSDIKTEMDQAGVPFDRLRKIILTHQDYDHIGGLPDIINALDHTVEVCAHKDDAPYIEGERLLIKHDPSRGTPPQAKVNTLLQDGELLSLLGGLQVIFSPGHTPGHISLYHPESKTLITGDAIVSEEGKLLGPNEKFTPDMSLAWKSIAKFTAFNVETALCYHGGVCNEDVNKQFADLAQAHS; encoded by the coding sequence GTGAAAAGGATTGTTGATGGAATTGCGCTGCTGGATTTGTCCTTGAACTTCGGCGACAGACAGATGGTTATTCATCCAACGCTGTTGTGGGACAATGACGAGGCAGTACTTGTCGACACTGGCTTTCCCGGGATGTTGTCTGACATCAAGACGGAGATGGACCAGGCCGGAGTGCCTTTTGACCGACTGAGAAAAATCATTTTGACACATCAGGATTACGACCACATTGGCGGATTGCCTGACATTATCAATGCGTTGGACCATACGGTAGAAGTGTGTGCACATAAGGACGATGCGCCTTATATTGAGGGAGAAAGACTTTTAATCAAGCACGACCCGTCCCGTGGTACACCTCCTCAAGCTAAGGTAAATACCTTACTTCAGGATGGAGAACTACTCTCTCTGCTGGGCGGGTTGCAAGTTATCTTTAGTCCAGGGCATACGCCTGGACACATAAGTCTGTATCACCCAGAGAGCAAGACCTTGATTACAGGGGATGCTATTGTTTCCGAAGAAGGAAAGTTGTTGGGTCCCAACGAAAAGTTTACACCAGATATGTCTCTGGCCTGGAAATCGATTGCAAAGTTCACAGCATTTAACGTGGAAACAGCCTTGTGTTATCACGGCGGCGTGTGTAATGAGGATGTTAATAAACAGTTTGCTGACCTTGCACAGGCGCATAGTTAA